The Alkalihalobacillus sp. TS-13 genomic interval AATAGCCGATTACCTGATCAGCACATTCTTCCACGGAATAGCAGTTTGTTTCAATGACCAGTTCTGGCGCTTCTGGTTCCTCATATGGCGAGCTTACACCTGTGAACTCAGGTATCTCCCCTTTCCTTGCCTTCTCATAAAGTCCTTTTGGATCGCGTGTTTCACATTCATCTAATGGACATTTTACATAGACCTCTATGAATTCATCAGATTCGACCATTTCTCGAACTCGATCTCGATCCGCCTGAAAAGGTGATATGAAAGCTGTGATTGCAAATTGCCCACTATCGACAAACAGTTTCGCTACTTCTCCGATCCGACGGATATTCTCTTGCCTGTCTTCTACTGAAAAACCGAGTCCTTTGTTCAAGCCGTGACGGATGTTATCTCCGTCCAATACGTAACTTCTTAAGCCTTGTTCATGAAGTTTCCAGTCGACCGCGTTTGCTAGCGTGGACTTGCCTGATCCTGATAATCCTGTAAACCAGATGATGCTGCTTGTTTGTTTATTTAAACACCGGCGATCATGTTTC includes:
- the cysC gene encoding adenylyl-sulfate kinase; the encoded protein is MAIQDITWHEAAVSKHDRRCLNKQTSSIIWFTGLSGSGKSTLANAVDWKLHEQGLRSYVLDGDNIRHGLNKGLGFSVEDRQENIRRIGEVAKLFVDSGQFAITAFISPFQADRDRVREMVESDEFIEVYVKCPLDECETRDPKGLYEKARKGEIPEFTGVSSPYEEPEAPELVIETNCYSVEECADQVIGYLKEKNLF